The following are encoded together in the Thermococcus sibiricus MM 739 genome:
- a CDS encoding isopentenyl phosphate kinase, whose amino-acid sequence MIIIKLGGSVISDKNTPYSFNREVVEEIAEEIAQFYPKESFILVHGGGSFGHPNAREYKIREGLIGDVKRKRIGFSKTHQAMLKLNNLIIEVFLEKGLPAYSVSSSSIFLIENGEIIYGELEILRKLLEKGFIPVLFGDTAVALEKGIDILSGDQIAGYLAKILRAEKVIFLMDVDGIYDKNPREKGAKLITELTKEGIEHLLESSESAGIDVTGGIGNKLKKALEIAHYSDVYFINGKVKGNLTKVLQGENPGTVIKRW is encoded by the coding sequence ATGATAATAATCAAACTCGGCGGAAGTGTAATAAGCGACAAAAATACACCCTATTCGTTTAATAGAGAAGTCGTTGAGGAAATAGCTGAAGAGATAGCTCAGTTTTATCCAAAAGAGAGCTTTATCCTTGTTCACGGCGGCGGGAGCTTTGGACACCCAAATGCAAGGGAATACAAAATCCGAGAGGGATTAATTGGAGATGTAAAGCGCAAGAGGATAGGCTTTTCAAAGACCCATCAAGCAATGCTCAAACTCAACAACCTGATAATAGAGGTTTTCCTTGAAAAAGGACTGCCAGCTTATTCTGTTTCCTCATCATCGATTTTTCTTATCGAGAATGGAGAGATTATCTATGGAGAGCTTGAGATTCTGAGGAAACTTTTGGAAAAAGGCTTTATTCCAGTTCTCTTTGGAGACACCGCAGTTGCCCTCGAGAAGGGAATAGACATTCTCTCCGGGGATCAGATAGCGGGTTACCTCGCAAAGATACTCAGAGCAGAGAAGGTAATCTTCCTGATGGACGTTGATGGGATATACGACAAAAATCCAAGGGAAAAAGGCGCAAAGCTCATCACAGAGCTCACCAAAGAAGGGATTGAACACCTGCTGGAAAGCTCAGAATCAGCAGGGATAGATGTTACCGGAGGCATTGGGAACAAGCTCAAAAAAGCCCTTGAGATTGCTCACTATTCAGATGTTTATTTCATAAACGGAAAGGTTAAAGGGAACCTTACAAAAGTCCTCCAGGGGGAAAATCCTGGGACGGTTATTAAGAGGTGGTAA
- a CDS encoding nucleotidyltransferase domain-containing protein: MKIEDAVEKILSLDRERKVKFIILYGSHARGKARKDSDIDLCIYYDGTKREAFQFRMKVLGELPDNYDIQIFDLLPVFIRKECLKGVILFCKDWEFLYDVAYKTIEEFEDFKRYYYDYLGLEAIE; the protein is encoded by the coding sequence ATGAAGATTGAAGATGCAGTAGAGAAAATACTCTCCCTTGACAGAGAGAGAAAAGTCAAGTTCATAATCCTTTACGGCTCTCATGCAAGAGGAAAAGCTCGAAAAGACAGCGACATTGATTTATGCATCTATTACGACGGCACAAAAAGGGAAGCTTTCCAGTTTAGAATGAAAGTCCTTGGAGAACTCCCAGACAACTATGATATCCAGATTTTCGATTTGCTACCTGTTTTTATTAGAAAAGAGTGCTTGAAAGGAGTTATTCTATTCTGCAAGGACTGGGAGTTCTTGTACGATGTTGCATACAAGACCATAGAAGAGTTTGAAGACTTTAAGAGGTATTATTACGATTACCTTGGATTGGAGGCGATAGAATGA
- the hepT gene encoding type VII toxin-antitoxin system HepT family RNase toxin, which produces MRTEIIRSKIEEILESLKLIEKHLPDDVEDFKKLGLIKDGIYKRTEFALQNVLDICAIINTDLKLSLPETEDDILETLSRARIISEELKNKLKLMKGFRNILVHRYGRINDDLAFSVLRENLKDIYTFIEAIEKFLEGQK; this is translated from the coding sequence ATGAGGACCGAGATAATTAGATCAAAAATTGAAGAAATTCTGGAAAGTCTAAAACTCATCGAAAAGCATCTCCCAGATGATGTGGAAGATTTCAAAAAACTAGGACTGATTAAGGATGGAATATACAAAAGAACAGAATTCGCTCTTCAAAACGTGCTCGATATATGTGCCATCATAAACACAGACCTAAAGCTAAGTTTGCCCGAAACTGAAGATGACATCTTGGAAACTCTCAGCAGAGCTAGAATAATCTCAGAAGAATTAAAAAATAAACTCAAACTCATGAAAGGTTTTAGGAATATCCTTGTTCACAGATATGGTCGGATCAATGATGACCTAGCTTTTAGCGTACTTCGTGAAAACCTTAAAGATATCTACACTTTCATTGAAGCTATCGAAAAATTCTTGGAGGGACAAAAATGA
- the fni gene encoding type 2 isopentenyl-diphosphate Delta-isomerase — translation MVKVDKEELTVIRKFEHIEHCLKKQVEAHVSTQFENIHFVHTSLPEIDKDEIDLSVEVLGRKFDYPIMIAGMTGGTKGSQLAGKINKTLAKAAQELNIPMGVGSQRAMIRKPETWESYYVRDVAPDIFLVGNLGAPQFAENMPNRYGVEEALKAVETIQADALAIHMNPLQESVQPEGDTQYKGVITALAELKGELSYPIIAKETGAGVSMEVAIKLESIGIDAIDVGGLGGTSWSSVEYYRAKDEKSKNLALKFWDWGIPTALSVAEVRYATGLPIIATGGIRDGIMIAKALALGANLAGVALPLLKPAVNGDVEGVIKILQQYIDELRNVMFLVGAGSVKELKKVPIVVTGFAREWLEQRIDLWEFLRDRRL, via the coding sequence GTGGTAAAGGTGGATAAGGAAGAACTCACAGTTATTAGGAAGTTTGAACACATAGAGCACTGCTTAAAGAAGCAGGTTGAAGCCCATGTAAGCACCCAGTTTGAGAACATACATTTTGTTCATACATCCTTACCTGAAATAGACAAGGATGAAATTGATTTAAGCGTTGAAGTCCTTGGAAGGAAGTTTGATTACCCAATAATGATAGCCGGAATGACCGGAGGAACAAAAGGCTCTCAGCTCGCTGGAAAGATAAACAAAACCCTAGCTAAGGCTGCCCAAGAGTTAAACATCCCCATGGGTGTTGGAAGTCAAAGGGCTATGATAAGGAAGCCCGAAACCTGGGAAAGTTACTATGTTAGGGATGTCGCACCAGACATTTTCCTCGTTGGCAATTTGGGAGCACCTCAATTTGCTGAGAATATGCCAAATCGCTATGGTGTTGAGGAAGCCTTGAAAGCTGTGGAAACAATTCAAGCCGATGCTCTTGCTATTCACATGAACCCTCTCCAGGAGAGCGTCCAGCCGGAGGGAGACACACAATATAAAGGAGTCATAACCGCTTTGGCAGAACTTAAGGGTGAGCTTTCATATCCTATAATAGCCAAGGAAACTGGGGCCGGAGTCTCAATGGAAGTTGCAATAAAATTGGAGAGCATTGGAATCGACGCAATAGATGTTGGAGGTCTTGGAGGAACATCATGGAGTAGCGTTGAGTACTACAGAGCAAAGGACGAGAAAAGCAAAAACCTAGCTTTGAAGTTCTGGGACTGGGGAATTCCAACTGCTTTAAGCGTTGCTGAAGTTCGCTACGCCACAGGACTCCCAATAATCGCCACAGGTGGAATAAGAGATGGCATAATGATTGCAAAGGCCCTAGCTCTTGGTGCAAACTTAGCGGGAGTTGCTTTACCTCTGTTGAAACCAGCGGTCAATGGAGATGTTGAGGGCGTGATCAAGATTCTCCAGCAGTACATAGACGAGTTGAGAAATGTAATGTTCCTCGTTGGGGCAGGGAGCGTTAAGGAGCTTAAAAAAGTACCTATCGTGGTTACAGGTTTTGCAAGAGAATGGCTTGAGCAAAGAATTGATTTATGGGAATTTTTAAGGGATAGAAGACTTTAA
- a CDS encoding prenyltransferase/squalene oxidase repeat-containing protein — protein sequence MKNSLSAIFLIFLVFAAGCISDFSQNGFKSTSSQERSQIGCIENFDVTNFLGETWINYTLKRVYLAQTPDGGFTEIVDNVIPDILSTYYFTKALTLVNQTPYNKVQTIKWLHEEEKTFFRNSTKTNINDFLKLYFGVMSLSLLNETPSNREDIISLILSYKQDNGSFIDDDGTDMTEKALEMLSALGYNVAELNDTKMHVLNEWSNLTPPDVDNFGSVVKYISMFNMYTNMLQMLGIDYRDLEDYDQKVYPLIWLSQNASFFLKRPLPLFLMVPILEALKKENLLTDEIKSATYKILMEEKLWDGGFNLFGLDYGEPQGTYYAVEALILIGKMPERDTINFIHERETPLGGFIFCYQSFGDPLSTYMAVHTSKLLGGEINKTRIKNYLSRAVYYRKPYSNDELAPLYFVYLTYKELGITMDNETYNYIRNETARLFNLYLTEKTDNIVEDGSWISLIKLGKEIGVVLDEKTKNQLIEKILAQRNQDGTFGNHSGNIYKKLLYTSHAVLLLEELGYKYRDERTVEFLLNSQTNGGWGAPDLYTTYYVVRALRTIGVCPKDVDGLLSFLKRVQYPYGGFNFYEGQENAYGGLYETYLALRILELLFSHKFFKTAINLSLYCIFGVRDDNNQTRRKCNKRQKYTLFV from the coding sequence ATGAAAAACTCTCTTTCAGCAATTTTTTTGATATTTTTAGTTTTTGCTGCAGGATGCATCTCAGATTTTTCACAAAATGGATTTAAAAGTACAAGTTCCCAAGAAAGATCACAGATAGGATGCATCGAAAATTTTGATGTTACCAATTTCTTAGGAGAAACTTGGATTAACTACACTTTAAAGCGGGTTTATCTTGCTCAAACACCAGATGGAGGTTTTACAGAGATCGTTGATAATGTAATACCCGATATCCTATCAACTTACTACTTTACCAAAGCATTAACTTTAGTAAATCAGACCCCATATAATAAAGTCCAAACTATAAAATGGTTACATGAGGAGGAGAAAACTTTCTTTAGAAATTCTACCAAGACAAATATAAACGATTTTCTTAAATTGTATTTCGGAGTTATGAGTTTGTCCCTACTTAATGAGACCCCTTCCAATAGGGAAGACATCATCAGCTTAATTTTATCATACAAACAGGACAATGGAAGTTTTATTGATGATGATGGTACAGATATGACAGAAAAAGCATTAGAGATGTTAAGTGCTTTAGGGTATAATGTTGCCGAGCTTAATGACACAAAAATGCATGTTTTAAATGAATGGAGTAACTTGACCCCACCAGACGTTGATAACTTTGGATCTGTTGTAAAATACATAAGCATGTTTAACATGTACACCAACATGTTGCAAATGCTGGGAATTGATTATAGAGATCTAGAGGACTACGATCAAAAGGTATACCCTCTTATCTGGCTTTCTCAGAACGCTTCTTTCTTTCTGAAAAGACCCCTTCCACTATTTTTGATGGTCCCTATATTGGAAGCCCTTAAAAAAGAAAACTTATTGACAGATGAAATCAAATCAGCTACTTATAAAATCTTAATGGAAGAGAAGCTCTGGGATGGGGGGTTCAATCTCTTCGGATTAGATTATGGGGAACCTCAGGGAACATATTACGCTGTCGAAGCTTTGATATTAATTGGGAAAATGCCAGAGAGGGATACCATCAATTTTATCCATGAAAGAGAAACTCCATTAGGAGGGTTCATTTTCTGCTATCAATCGTTTGGAGATCCTTTGTCAACATATATGGCGGTTCACACAAGCAAACTGCTGGGAGGAGAGATAAACAAGACTAGAATAAAAAACTATCTCAGCAGAGCAGTCTATTATCGAAAACCATATTCCAACGATGAGCTAGCTCCCCTCTACTTTGTATACTTGACTTATAAAGAGCTCGGCATTACTATGGACAATGAGACTTATAATTATATCAGAAACGAAACTGCCAGGCTTTTCAATCTTTATCTCACTGAGAAAACTGACAACATTGTAGAGGATGGAAGCTGGATAAGTCTAATAAAACTTGGAAAAGAGATTGGCGTTGTTTTGGATGAAAAAACAAAGAATCAACTTATTGAAAAAATCCTGGCCCAACGAAATCAAGATGGAACATTTGGAAATCATTCGGGAAATATATACAAAAAACTATTATACACCTCACATGCGGTTCTTCTCTTAGAAGAGTTAGGGTACAAATATCGTGATGAAAGAACTGTTGAATTCCTTTTAAATTCCCAAACAAATGGTGGATGGGGCGCTCCGGATCTCTACACAACTTACTATGTTGTCAGAGCCTTAAGAACTATAGGAGTTTGCCCAAAAGACGTTGATGGACTTTTAAGTTTTTTAAAAAGAGTACAGTATCCATACGGTGGATTTAATTTCTATGAAGGGCAAGAGAATGCCTATGGTGGTTTATATGAGACATATCTTGCACTAAGGATACTGGAGCTACTTTTCTCTCATAAATTTTTCAAAACTGCTATAAACCTTAGTCTGTATTGCATATTTGGTGTGCGTGATGATAATAATCAAACTCGGCGGAAGTGTAATAAGCGACAAAAATACACCCTATTCGTTTAA
- a CDS encoding S16 family serine protease produces MKKILSILALIILLLPFASAQCPENGNTVILKAPAVSRTSSGELIGVATDFVITVAPGNGHVYVETWPLAEVDMQASARLAAQIAGKVLDVDMNKYDVFIQVKSDAPIIGGPSAGGTMTVGIIAALEGWEVRKDVMMTGMINPDGSIGPVGGILEKASAAYSVGSKLFLIPEGQRIQIIQTTEQKQIGPITQITSKAERVDVVEYARERWGLEVKEIKDIYDAVYYFTGKKIEKPSVPANLNVDTSFLKTDALNDYDKTLSYYEQVENKLKTSNMGYTTYSYLKEALNEAKSRLDEAKKALEDGRYYTTLSLNFQARITIRHVDWYLSVETDADLENLLKNVNDEIKSTENAISNLTIRGISMLQAVAASEERIEQAKSLLKEAWSDYYDANYWDAVSNAAFAYERIQTAKFWASLGERYAKGDVIERESLKETARDYLDNSRLIITYITSMFGEVNLQELINLMNEGEGYYQDGKYSAAIFSAMEARIQAEIILDTLGIDNETILMDKLQRMKENAKVAIAQAQKEGIYPVLSFSYYEFAQSYENQGGLDNIQNAMMFYQYAKETSTVFLETASPPKIIEEPTTTIPTQTTTPQATTSPTQPEATKSYISLIPFAFLVGIVLGFIVGRKS; encoded by the coding sequence ATGAAGAAAATACTATCGATATTAGCGTTGATCATTTTACTCTTGCCTTTTGCAAGTGCTCAATGTCCAGAAAATGGAAACACCGTTATCTTAAAAGCTCCAGCAGTCTCGAGGACATCTAGCGGCGAGTTAATAGGTGTAGCAACAGACTTTGTAATAACAGTTGCTCCCGGAAATGGACACGTTTATGTGGAGACTTGGCCATTAGCTGAAGTAGACATGCAGGCATCTGCAAGATTAGCCGCCCAAATAGCTGGAAAAGTTCTTGATGTGGACATGAACAAGTATGACGTTTTTATTCAAGTGAAATCAGATGCTCCAATTATTGGAGGCCCTTCTGCTGGAGGAACAATGACTGTCGGTATAATAGCCGCTTTAGAGGGATGGGAAGTAAGAAAAGACGTGATGATGACAGGTATGATAAATCCAGATGGAAGCATTGGACCGGTTGGCGGAATCCTGGAAAAAGCTTCTGCTGCATACAGTGTCGGGAGCAAACTCTTTCTAATTCCTGAGGGACAAAGAATTCAAATAATCCAAACAACAGAACAAAAGCAAATCGGCCCCATAACCCAAATAACAAGCAAAGCTGAACGAGTAGATGTGGTAGAATATGCCCGGGAGAGATGGGGATTAGAGGTAAAAGAAATTAAGGATATATACGATGCTGTTTATTATTTCACCGGAAAGAAAATAGAAAAACCTTCTGTACCGGCGAATTTAAATGTAGATACCTCTTTCTTAAAAACAGACGCTCTCAATGACTACGATAAAACTTTAAGTTACTATGAGCAAGTTGAGAACAAACTTAAGACCAGCAACATGGGTTATACCACATATTCTTACCTTAAAGAAGCTTTGAATGAAGCAAAGAGCAGATTGGACGAAGCCAAGAAGGCCCTAGAAGATGGCAGATACTACACAACCCTAAGTCTCAACTTCCAGGCTAGAATTACAATACGTCATGTAGACTGGTATCTCAGCGTAGAAACTGATGCTGATCTAGAAAACTTATTAAAAAACGTGAACGATGAAATAAAAAGCACCGAAAATGCCATTTCAAACCTCACGATCAGAGGCATAAGTATGTTGCAAGCAGTTGCAGCGAGTGAAGAGAGAATAGAACAAGCCAAATCACTCTTGAAAGAGGCATGGTCAGACTACTATGATGCAAACTACTGGGATGCTGTGAGTAATGCTGCATTTGCCTATGAAAGAATCCAAACAGCAAAATTCTGGGCTTCTTTAGGAGAGAGATATGCTAAAGGAGACGTTATTGAAAGGGAATCCCTGAAGGAAACTGCAAGAGATTACTTGGATAACTCAAGATTAATAATAACTTACATAACTTCCATGTTTGGTGAGGTAAACCTTCAAGAATTGATCAATCTAATGAACGAAGGAGAAGGATATTATCAAGATGGAAAATATTCAGCAGCCATATTTTCGGCTATGGAGGCAAGAATACAAGCAGAGATAATCTTAGACACACTTGGAATTGATAATGAGACAATCCTAATGGACAAGCTACAGAGAATGAAAGAAAATGCAAAGGTAGCAATTGCCCAGGCCCAGAAAGAAGGCATTTACCCAGTCCTAAGTTTCTCATATTATGAATTCGCTCAGAGTTATGAAAATCAAGGAGGCCTAGATAACATCCAAAATGCTATGATGTTCTATCAGTACGCTAAAGAAACCTCCACCGTCTTTTTAGAGACTGCTTCCCCACCAAAAATAATTGAAGAACCAACCACTACCATACCAACCCAAACTACAACACCTCAAGCTACCACTTCCCCCACCCAACCAGAGGCCACTAAATCATACATATCGCTTATACCATTTGCTTTCCTCGTTGGTATCGTTCTTGGGTTTATAGTGGGAAGGAAATCCTGA
- a CDS encoding mevalonate kinase, whose amino-acid sequence MRVLASAPAKIILFGEHSVVYGKPAIAAAIDLRTYVKAEFNENGRIRIEAKDIRTPGLTVSFSEDQIYFETDYGKAAEVLSYVREAINLVMEEAEKQKGVTVSITSQIPVGAGLGSSAAVAVATIGAVSRLFGLELTPEEVAKLGHKVELLVQGASSGIDPTVSAIGGFLYYQKGSFESLPVVELPIVVGYTGSSGSTKELVAKVRKNYEEMPEIIDPILNSMGRLVEKAREVILAEYDKEIKFKRLGTLMNINHGLLDALGVSTKSLSDLVYASREAGALGAKITGAGGGGCMYALAPEKQSEVATAIKIAGGMPIVTKISREGLRIEDIVQ is encoded by the coding sequence ATGAGGGTTCTTGCTTCAGCACCGGCTAAAATCATTCTCTTTGGAGAACACAGTGTTGTTTATGGAAAACCAGCAATAGCTGCCGCAATAGACTTGAGAACTTATGTAAAAGCGGAGTTTAATGAAAATGGGAGAATTAGAATAGAAGCAAAGGATATAAGGACTCCTGGCCTAACAGTTTCTTTCTCAGAAGATCAAATCTATTTTGAAACCGATTATGGAAAGGCCGCAGAGGTTTTGAGCTATGTAAGAGAGGCTATAAACCTAGTTATGGAAGAAGCAGAAAAGCAAAAAGGAGTAACAGTTTCAATAACTTCTCAAATTCCTGTTGGCGCTGGCCTTGGAAGTTCAGCCGCTGTTGCGGTAGCGACGATAGGAGCTGTATCAAGGCTTTTTGGTTTAGAACTTACGCCTGAAGAAGTGGCAAAGCTTGGCCATAAGGTTGAACTCCTCGTGCAAGGTGCGTCGAGTGGAATTGACCCAACGGTTTCCGCTATTGGTGGTTTTCTTTACTACCAAAAAGGCTCTTTTGAGAGCTTACCCGTGGTTGAATTGCCAATAGTGGTTGGCTACACAGGCTCAAGCGGCTCCACAAAAGAACTGGTTGCAAAAGTCAGGAAAAACTATGAGGAGATGCCTGAGATAATTGATCCAATACTCAATTCGATGGGCAGGCTCGTGGAAAAGGCCAGAGAGGTAATTCTTGCAGAATACGATAAGGAAATCAAGTTTAAACGCCTCGGGACGTTAATGAACATAAATCATGGCCTCCTTGATGCCCTTGGTGTCTCAACAAAAAGCCTGAGTGATTTAGTGTACGCTTCAAGGGAAGCTGGAGCTTTGGGGGCCAAGATAACCGGTGCTGGTGGAGGAGGGTGCATGTACGCTTTAGCTCCAGAAAAACAAAGTGAAGTTGCAACAGCAATAAAGATTGCCGGAGGAATGCCAATAGTAACAAAGATAAGCAGAGAAGGGCTCAGAATTGAAGATATCGTGCAATAA
- a CDS encoding polyprenyl synthetase family protein, producing MKFDPLFEALKEKIKIVDEVIFELIPEKEPKIIYDAARHYPLAGGKRIRPFIVLTSTEAVGGNPEKAVYAAAAVELLHNYSLVHDDIMDMDEKRRGRPTVHKVWGVNMAILAGDLLFSKVFEAVAKIPVEAEKVVKVLDVISKTSNELCEGQARDLEFENKETVTIDEYMKMISGKTGALIDASATIGGLIGTENNEYIQALSKYGRNVGIAFQIWDDVLDLIADEEKLGKPVGSDIRKGKKTIIVAHFLENASEEDKLKFFKVFGKYAGDVKGEGIIEEDIQEEVKKAIDLLKKYGSTDYAANLARKLIEEAKEALKALPESEARKHLELLADFIVEREY from the coding sequence ATGAAATTTGATCCTTTATTTGAAGCATTAAAAGAAAAAATCAAAATAGTTGATGAGGTCATTTTTGAACTTATACCTGAAAAGGAACCCAAAATTATTTATGATGCTGCAAGGCATTACCCCCTAGCTGGAGGAAAGAGAATTAGGCCGTTCATAGTTTTAACCTCTACCGAAGCTGTTGGAGGAAATCCAGAAAAAGCTGTTTATGCAGCTGCTGCTGTAGAACTGCTCCACAACTATTCCCTAGTGCACGATGACATAATGGACATGGACGAGAAAAGAAGAGGCAGGCCGACGGTTCATAAAGTTTGGGGGGTAAACATGGCAATTTTGGCTGGAGATCTGCTCTTCTCAAAGGTTTTCGAAGCAGTTGCAAAAATACCTGTTGAAGCTGAGAAAGTCGTGAAGGTTCTGGATGTTATCTCAAAAACATCAAACGAATTATGTGAAGGGCAGGCAAGGGACTTAGAATTCGAAAACAAAGAAACTGTCACCATAGACGAGTACATGAAGATGATAAGTGGAAAAACTGGTGCGCTAATAGATGCCTCTGCTACGATAGGTGGCCTCATAGGGACAGAAAACAATGAATACATTCAGGCCCTCTCAAAATATGGAAGGAACGTTGGTATAGCATTCCAGATCTGGGATGATGTTCTTGATCTTATAGCAGACGAAGAAAAACTTGGAAAACCCGTGGGGAGCGATATAAGAAAAGGCAAAAAAACAATTATTGTGGCTCACTTCTTAGAGAACGCAAGTGAAGAAGATAAACTAAAGTTTTTCAAAGTATTCGGCAAATATGCTGGAGACGTAAAAGGAGAGGGAATCATTGAGGAGGATATTCAAGAAGAAGTCAAAAAAGCAATTGATCTCCTAAAGAAATATGGAAGTACGGACTATGCAGCCAACCTTGCAAGAAAACTCATTGAAGAAGCAAAAGAAGCTTTGAAAGCACTGCCAGAAAGTGAGGCCAGAAAACATCTGGAACTTTTAGCAGATTTCATAGTAGAAAGGGAGTATTAA
- a CDS encoding RNase J family beta-CASP ribonuclease, which yields MIKVYTIGGYEEVGKNMTAIEYENEVIIIDMGIRLDRVLIHEDVNFQKMSSRDLKKLGAIPDDTIIKNKKVVAIALSHGHLDHIGAIAKLAPHYSNVPIYGTPYTIKLAKGEVRSEQYFEVTNPMYETQYGEIVQVSENLTIEFVQVTHSIPHSSIVVVHTPEGAVVYACDYKFDNHNPLGENPDYKRLKEIGQEGVKILIPESTRVAEATKTPSEASAKLLLEDFFYYEGMEEKGLITTTFASHIARLQELIEIANNMGRQAVLIGRSLAKYTGIAKQLGLIKMKGAKAVKSPAAVQKTLREVSQARENYLLIVTGHQGEPGAVLTRMANGELYDIGKTDTVIFSAGVIPNPLNIAQRYALETKLRMRGVRMVKDLHVSGHSSREDHRYLIKLLNPENMIPAHGEFRMLTHYAELAEEEGYLIGRDVFVSRNGYKVDVR from the coding sequence ATGATAAAAGTTTACACAATAGGCGGTTATGAAGAAGTAGGTAAAAATATGACTGCTATAGAATATGAAAATGAGGTTATAATAATTGATATGGGAATTAGACTTGACCGAGTTCTTATTCATGAGGATGTTAATTTCCAAAAAATGAGTTCGCGAGATTTGAAAAAATTAGGGGCGATTCCAGATGATACAATAATAAAAAATAAGAAAGTTGTGGCAATAGCCCTTTCTCACGGTCATCTCGACCACATAGGAGCTATAGCAAAACTCGCTCCTCATTATTCTAATGTTCCTATCTATGGGACACCTTATACTATAAAACTCGCAAAAGGAGAGGTTAGAAGCGAACAGTATTTCGAAGTCACAAACCCTATGTACGAAACCCAATACGGGGAGATAGTTCAGGTGAGTGAAAACTTGACCATAGAGTTCGTCCAAGTAACACACTCAATCCCTCATTCCTCTATAGTCGTAGTACATACTCCAGAGGGAGCCGTAGTTTATGCCTGTGATTATAAATTCGATAATCACAACCCGCTGGGAGAAAACCCCGACTATAAGAGGCTTAAGGAGATAGGCCAAGAGGGAGTAAAAATTTTGATACCAGAATCCACAAGGGTCGCAGAAGCTACGAAGACACCCAGCGAAGCATCTGCAAAGCTTCTCCTAGAAGACTTTTTCTACTATGAAGGGATGGAAGAAAAAGGACTAATAACGACAACCTTTGCCTCCCACATAGCTCGTCTTCAAGAGCTAATAGAGATAGCAAACAACATGGGGAGACAGGCTGTTCTTATAGGAAGATCACTGGCCAAATACACCGGCATAGCAAAACAACTAGGTCTCATAAAGATGAAAGGGGCCAAGGCAGTTAAAAGCCCAGCTGCAGTCCAAAAAACTCTTAGAGAAGTCTCTCAAGCCAGAGAAAACTACCTTCTCATTGTAACAGGCCATCAAGGTGAACCTGGAGCAGTACTTACAAGAATGGCTAATGGAGAACTCTATGATATTGGTAAGACTGATACTGTTATATTTTCTGCTGGAGTCATCCCCAATCCCCTCAACATTGCCCAACGTTATGCTTTGGAGACTAAACTTAGAATGAGAGGAGTTAGAATGGTAAAGGATCTACACGTATCTGGCCACTCAAGTAGAGAAGATCATAGGTACTTGATTAAACTTTTAAATCCAGAGAATATGATTCCTGCTCATGGAGAGTTTAGGATGCTCACTCATTATGCCGAACTTGCAGAGGAAGAAGGGTACTTAATTGGAAGAGATGTTTTTGTATCAAGGAACGGTTACAAAGTTGATGTGAGGTGA